A single Triticum dicoccoides isolate Atlit2015 ecotype Zavitan chromosome 2A, WEW_v2.0, whole genome shotgun sequence DNA region contains:
- the LOC119359706 gene encoding uncharacterized protein LOC119359706, which translates to MVRDTGGALQLLAVLLLVLASELATFSCGHRIPRADVAAWKRGATPTGRTASTTTTTTATRAGGAAAAALGDSKRLVPQGPNPLHN; encoded by the coding sequence ATGGTGAGGGACACCGGCGGCGCCCTGCAGCTGCTGGCGGTGCTTCTCCTCGTCCTGGCGTCCGAGCTCGCCACCTTCAGCTGCGGCCACAGGATCCCCAGGGCGGACGTCGCCGCCTGGAAGCGCGGGGCGACGCCGACGGGACGCACGGCGTCcaccacgacgacgacgacggccactcgtgccggcggcgcggcggcggcggcgctcggcgacTCCAAGAGGCTGGTGCCGCAGGGGCCGAACCCGCTGCACAACTAG
- the LOC119355766 gene encoding elicitor-responsive protein 3-like, with product MAQGTLEVLLVGAKGLENTDYLCNMDPYAVLKCTSQEQKSTVASGKGSDPEWNETFVFTVSENATELVIKLLDSDGGTDDDSVGEATIPLDGVYTEGSIPPTVYNVVKDEEYRGEIKIGLTFTPEEARDEDQPEENYGGWNQSS from the exons ATGGCGCAGGGGACGCTGGAGGTGCTGCTCGTCGGAGCCAAGGGACTCGAGAACACCGACTACCTCT GCAACATGGACCCGTACGCGGTTCTAAAATGCACATCGCAGGAGCAGAAGAGCACCGTCGCCTCAG GAAAGGGAAGTGATCCTGAATGGAACGAAACCTTTGTGTTCACCGTCTCTGAGAATGCAACCGAGCTCGTCATCAAGCTCCTCGACAGTGATGGTGGCACGGACGACGACAGCGTTGGTGAAGCAAC GATCCCATTGGATGGAGTGTACACTGAAGGAAGCATCCCACCAACTGTTTACAATGTTGTCAAAGACGAAGAGTACCGTGGAGAAATCAAAATCGGTCTGACGTTCACTCCGGAG GAGGCTCGTGATGAGGATCAACCCGAGGAAAACTACGGTGGGTGGAACCAATCATCTTGA